In Bacillus sp. Cs-700, one genomic interval encodes:
- a CDS encoding EAL domain-containing protein, with translation MIEMSGQYNWWIVLLSLVIAVFASYSALDLAGRVAYSKGIRKWIWVVGGAGTMGIGIWSMHFIGMLAFSMPMPMTYNIPLVFLSIGAAFLGSLIALVAISGKQLSIRRLIVGTVFMSGAIIAMHYIGMEAMEMVEITYNPWLLSLSALIAIVASFGALKLSFTLSRLKKIRHIILLKLGSASVMGMAIAGMHYVGLEAATFYMAQYHNPLMNGLDTSALSIVIAIGTLCVQTILIFGIVTERKFIKQETELKGNDYRLRSLLTYSIDAILTLTVNGRIRSLNPAGEALFQVKRNQLSRIDPIDFFGEKELERVREYFLTVHKTRQAVSFNTSIVTLDKEVSELNVTFVPIYLNEKLDRIYAMTKDITRQQKAERQTHQMAYYDALTSLPNRRSFIEHLEDHLKGEHADLAVMMLDLDRFKVINDALGHNTGDLFLCAVAERLTSVVSPYGFLSRLGGDEFVIVLNGVKDIYPDALANQIIEAFEKPFRVGLHDLSTSASIGIAVTPADGSDVESLMKRADIAMYSAKGRNRQKYQFYSTAMGQKSESRLVEESSLRTALVNQDFILHYQPQVKCEDGALSGVEALVRWQMNEGELRYPGDFISLAEETGLIVELGSQVLAMACEQAKKWSDQGHPLRVSVNLSPKQFQSDELITTVKETLDRYELDPALLELEVTESMTMENSTRSSWMITSLRNLGVSISIDDFGTGHSSLSYLKDFSINQVKIDKTFIDELTRNVKSDQITSAIIAMSKQLKLHVIAEGVETVEQAEFLSQKGCDSIQGYYYSKPVPSKQIEENYFMIDQAPA, from the coding sequence ATGATTGAAATGTCAGGACAGTACAATTGGTGGATCGTTTTACTGTCTTTAGTAATAGCCGTTTTTGCATCATATAGCGCGTTAGATCTTGCGGGTCGCGTCGCTTATTCAAAAGGAATAAGGAAATGGATATGGGTAGTTGGTGGAGCAGGTACAATGGGGATTGGAATCTGGTCCATGCATTTTATCGGTATGCTGGCTTTTTCGATGCCAATGCCGATGACATACAACATACCGCTCGTTTTCTTATCGATAGGAGCAGCATTCTTAGGTTCATTGATCGCTCTTGTGGCTATTAGTGGAAAACAACTATCCATAAGAAGACTAATTGTTGGAACGGTTTTTATGTCAGGTGCTATTATCGCGATGCACTATATTGGGATGGAAGCGATGGAAATGGTGGAAATCACCTACAATCCCTGGCTACTAAGTTTATCAGCTTTAATCGCGATTGTTGCTTCGTTTGGAGCGCTGAAACTATCTTTTACACTCTCAAGACTAAAGAAAATTCGTCATATCATTTTGTTGAAATTAGGCAGTGCAAGTGTGATGGGAATGGCGATCGCGGGCATGCATTATGTTGGGCTAGAGGCTGCCACCTTTTATATGGCACAATACCATAACCCCCTTATGAACGGATTAGATACGTCAGCTCTATCGATTGTCATTGCCATTGGCACGCTTTGTGTACAGACGATTTTAATTTTCGGTATTGTCACCGAACGTAAATTCATTAAACAGGAAACGGAGTTAAAGGGAAATGACTATCGTTTACGTTCTCTTTTAACATATAGCATCGATGCGATTTTAACGCTTACAGTAAACGGTAGAATTCGTTCGCTGAATCCTGCTGGAGAAGCGTTGTTTCAAGTGAAAAGGAATCAGCTAAGTCGTATCGATCCCATCGATTTCTTTGGAGAAAAGGAACTTGAACGTGTACGAGAGTACTTTCTCACAGTTCACAAAACGAGGCAGGCTGTCAGTTTTAACACAAGTATTGTAACGCTTGATAAAGAGGTGAGTGAGCTAAATGTCACGTTTGTTCCAATTTATTTAAATGAGAAACTAGATCGAATTTATGCGATGACTAAGGATATTACGAGACAACAAAAGGCAGAGAGACAGACGCATCAGATGGCTTACTACGATGCCTTAACTTCTTTACCGAATCGTCGGTCATTTATCGAACACTTAGAGGATCATCTTAAAGGTGAACATGCTGATCTGGCAGTGATGATGCTTGATTTAGATCGCTTTAAAGTGATTAATGATGCCCTTGGTCACAATACAGGAGATCTGTTCCTTTGTGCAGTAGCAGAGAGATTGACGTCTGTTGTGTCCCCATATGGTTTCCTTTCTCGGCTTGGGGGAGATGAGTTTGTTATTGTGCTCAATGGTGTTAAAGACATCTATCCTGATGCCCTTGCTAACCAAATTATTGAAGCTTTTGAGAAGCCGTTTCGAGTAGGTTTACACGATCTATCGACTTCAGCAAGTATTGGGATTGCAGTAACGCCAGCTGATGGGAGCGATGTGGAATCCTTAATGAAGCGTGCGGACATCGCGATGTATTCAGCAAAAGGGCGCAACCGTCAGAAATATCAGTTCTACTCAACAGCAATGGGGCAAAAAAGCGAATCAAGATTAGTGGAAGAAAGTTCGTTAAGAACGGCACTGGTTAATCAGGATTTTATTTTACATTACCAACCACAGGTGAAATGTGAGGATGGCGCACTCTCTGGAGTCGAAGCGCTTGTGCGCTGGCAGATGAATGAGGGAGAACTCCGGTACCCAGGTGATTTTATTTCCCTGGCTGAAGAAACAGGACTAATTGTTGAGCTTGGAAGTCAAGTGCTCGCTATGGCGTGTGAGCAGGCGAAGAAATGGAGCGATCAAGGTCATCCCCTTCGCGTTTCTGTTAATCTTTCACCTAAACAATTTCAAAGTGATGAACTCATTACAACCGTAAAAGAAACGCTTGACCGTTACGAGCTTGACCCTGCGTTACTCGAGCTAGAAGTAACCGAAAGTATGACAATGGAAAATTCAACACGTTCGTCCTGGATGATTACTTCACTACGGAACCTTGGAGTGAGTATTTCAATTGATGATTTTGGAACGGGTCACAGTTCGTTAAGTTATTTAAAAGATTTTTCGATTAATCAGGTGAAAATTGATAAAACCTTTATTGATGAACTGACTCGAAATGTGAAATCTGATCAGATTACGAGTGCCATTATCGCGATGAGCAAGCAATTAAAATTGCATGTAATCGCTGAAGGGGTGGAAACGGTTGAACAAGCTGAATTTCTATCTCAAAAAGGCTGTGATAGCATACAGGGTTATTACTACAGCAAGCCTGTTCCATCGAAGCAAATAGAAGAAAACTATTTCATGATTGACCAAGCACCGGCTTAG
- the bioB gene encoding biotin synthase BioB, producing the protein MMQKVKEHMMESWEHFADLALEGKTLTKEQALTILSSPDEQLLPLMHAAFRVRKHYYGKKVKLNMIINAKSGLCPEDCGYCAQSAFANTSVTKYPLLDKETLVEGAKEAMQRKAGTYCIVMSGRGATNRELDKVISAVEHIKSEMPLKICACLGILSEDQTERLKQAGVDRYNHNVNTSKGYHEKVTSTHTYEHRVKTVENVKKSGISPCSGCIIGMGETHEDVYEMANELRQIDADSIPVNFLYSVPGTKLEKMDELNPRYCLKVLALFRFMNPTKEIRVSGGREVNLRSLQVMGLYAANSIFVGDYLTTDGADATADHQMIEDLGFEIES; encoded by the coding sequence ATGATGCAAAAAGTAAAGGAACATATGATGGAGAGCTGGGAGCATTTTGCTGATTTGGCACTAGAGGGGAAAACATTAACAAAAGAACAGGCTTTAACGATTTTATCGTCACCAGACGAGCAGCTTTTACCCCTTATGCATGCGGCTTTTAGAGTACGAAAGCACTACTATGGTAAGAAAGTGAAGTTAAATATGATTATTAATGCCAAAAGTGGACTTTGTCCTGAAGATTGTGGGTACTGTGCCCAATCCGCTTTTGCAAACACAAGCGTTACTAAATATCCTCTCCTTGATAAAGAGACTTTAGTTGAAGGGGCAAAAGAAGCAATGCAGCGTAAAGCGGGAACTTATTGTATCGTGATGAGTGGACGCGGTGCAACAAATCGAGAACTAGATAAAGTGATAAGTGCCGTCGAACATATAAAGTCAGAAATGCCGCTAAAGATTTGTGCGTGTCTCGGTATTCTCTCTGAAGATCAAACAGAGCGGTTAAAACAGGCAGGGGTCGATCGCTATAATCACAATGTTAATACAAGTAAGGGATACCATGAGAAAGTTACTTCAACGCATACATATGAGCATCGTGTTAAAACGGTAGAAAATGTGAAAAAGTCCGGAATCTCACCATGTTCTGGGTGCATCATAGGCATGGGTGAGACGCATGAAGATGTGTATGAAATGGCAAACGAACTTCGTCAGATAGATGCCGATTCTATACCTGTGAATTTTCTTTATTCCGTTCCAGGGACGAAGCTTGAAAAGATGGATGAACTAAATCCACGCTATTGTCTAAAAGTACTTGCCCTTTTTCGATTCATGAATCCAACGAAAGAAATTCGAGTTTCGGGGGGGCGTGAGGTTAATCTCCGCTCTCTTCAAGTGATGGGCCTCTATGCCGCAAATTCCATCTTTGTTGGTGACTACTTAACAACAGACGGTGCGGATGCAACGGCTGATCACCAGATGATAGAAGATCTTGGTTTTGAAATAGAATCGTAG
- a CDS encoding STAS domain-containing protein: MKGGREPLIIDDLATHDSTRDMEVTKNLGGGSLIGAPIYYRNGDNFGTLCGLDLKPFHYTQDHIDLFKAMANLLGNVLELERANTEIESLSVPVVPISDEVAILPIIGDVNEIRTERLMERALAESAKNQLDYLIFDLSGLTNIHTESAANLLKIGQSLKLIGVQMIVTGIRPELAIKAIQATSDFDQIVVKSNLQQALNWIGYTLIKH; this comes from the coding sequence GTGAAAGGCGGTCGTGAACCCCTTATTATTGATGATTTAGCAACTCATGATTCAACAAGAGATATGGAAGTAACAAAAAACCTCGGTGGTGGGTCATTAATTGGAGCACCGATTTATTACCGAAATGGCGATAATTTCGGAACGCTTTGCGGACTCGATTTAAAACCATTTCACTATACCCAGGATCACATCGACTTGTTTAAAGCCATGGCCAATCTGTTAGGTAATGTTCTTGAATTAGAACGAGCGAACACAGAAATTGAGTCCCTCTCTGTCCCTGTTGTTCCTATCTCAGATGAAGTGGCGATCCTTCCAATTATTGGTGACGTGAATGAGATACGAACTGAACGATTAATGGAAAGAGCGCTTGCTGAGAGTGCAAAAAATCAGCTTGACTACTTGATCTTCGACTTATCAGGATTAACGAATATTCATACTGAAAGTGCAGCGAACTTGCTAAAGATTGGACAATCTCTTAAGTTGATCGGTGTTCAGATGATTGTAACCGGTATTCGTCCAGAACTTGCGATTAAAGCCATTCAAGCGACGAGTGATTTCGACCAAATCGTTGTAAAGTCAAATCTTCAACAGGCATTAAATTGGATTGGATATACGCTTATTAAACACTAA
- a CDS encoding BCCT family transporter: MKKATLVFWYSLIVCTFVVLWGAIWPEHLQSVTSTATAFISSRFGWYYLLIIMGILVFCVYLIFSRFKDIKLGSKDDQPEFSLPTWFAMLFSAGMGMGMVFWTTAEPISHAFKSSPSGELGTDKAIVESLQYSFFHWGVHAWAVYALVALVLAYFKFHKGYPGLISATLTPLFGEKRMQGTLGHMIDTLAVVATVVGVAATLGFGSAQINQGLKFLFDAPANFSVQLLILVISTVLFIASAWSGLKRGIKYLSNINMILGFALMILLLIVGPTLYIMNMFTGSLGGYISNFFDMSFHIEPINNDQRSWVDSWTIFYWAWWISWSPFVGIFIARISRGRTIKEFMLGVLFVPSIVCFIFFAVFGVSALDLQQSGIATISDYSIETATFAVLQEYPLGTLMSFITIFVIAIFFITSADSATFVLGMLSTSGSLDPSAVIKIVWGLALSAMAAIIVYFGGTQGLQNMLILAALPFSVVVLLMGYSFYRAASKEILSKRKRAKTQKEAV, encoded by the coding sequence ATGAAAAAAGCAACACTTGTTTTTTGGTATAGTCTCATTGTTTGTACGTTCGTTGTGCTATGGGGAGCCATCTGGCCAGAGCATTTACAGTCAGTAACGTCCACAGCTACAGCTTTCATATCAAGTCGATTTGGATGGTATTATCTTCTTATCATCATGGGGATACTTGTTTTTTGTGTGTACTTGATTTTTTCTAGATTTAAAGACATTAAACTTGGTAGCAAAGATGATCAACCTGAATTCAGCCTACCTACATGGTTTGCGATGCTTTTCAGTGCTGGTATGGGAATGGGGATGGTATTCTGGACGACGGCAGAGCCAATCTCTCATGCGTTCAAAAGCAGCCCAAGTGGCGAATTAGGAACGGATAAAGCAATTGTCGAATCACTTCAATACTCCTTTTTTCACTGGGGTGTTCACGCCTGGGCTGTTTATGCCCTTGTTGCGCTCGTACTTGCTTATTTTAAATTCCATAAAGGGTATCCCGGATTAATTAGTGCTACACTAACCCCCTTGTTTGGAGAAAAACGAATGCAGGGGACGCTCGGACACATGATCGATACGCTTGCTGTTGTTGCGACAGTGGTAGGTGTTGCCGCAACGCTTGGCTTCGGATCAGCACAAATTAATCAAGGACTGAAGTTTTTATTTGATGCTCCAGCGAATTTCTCAGTCCAGCTGCTTATTCTTGTGATTTCAACCGTGTTGTTTATTGCTTCGGCATGGTCTGGTTTAAAAAGAGGAATTAAATATTTAAGTAACATTAATATGATTCTTGGCTTTGCGCTTATGATTCTTCTCCTTATTGTAGGACCAACGTTATATATCATGAACATGTTTACTGGCTCTTTAGGTGGTTACATCTCGAACTTTTTCGATATGAGTTTCCACATTGAACCGATTAATAACGATCAGCGCTCGTGGGTTGATAGTTGGACGATTTTTTACTGGGCATGGTGGATTTCATGGTCTCCTTTCGTTGGGATCTTTATTGCGAGAATTTCAAGAGGACGAACAATCAAAGAATTTATGCTTGGTGTATTATTTGTTCCTTCGATCGTCTGCTTCATTTTCTTTGCGGTCTTTGGCGTCTCAGCTCTCGACTTGCAACAAAGTGGAATTGCGACGATTTCCGATTATTCGATTGAGACGGCAACATTTGCTGTATTACAAGAGTATCCTCTTGGGACACTCATGTCGTTTATTACGATTTTTGTTATCGCGATTTTCTTTATCACATCAGCGGATTCGGCTACATTTGTATTAGGAATGCTTAGTACTTCAGGATCATTGGATCCTTCAGCAGTGATTAAGATCGTATGGGGATTAGCCCTTTCTGCCATGGCAGCAATCATCGTCTACTTCGGTGGAACACAAGGCTTGCAAAATATGTTAATTCTCGCAGCCTTACCATTTTCAGTCGTCGTGCTTTTGATGGGCTATTCCTTCTATCGAGCGGCGAGTAAAGAAATCTTATCGAAAAGAAAAAGAGCAAAAACACAAAAAGAAGCGGTGTAA
- a CDS encoding peptidase E yields the protein MKQIIAMGGGGFSMEPDNPLLDRYILKQAYSKQPKICFIPTASGDADGYIARFYAFFEKQLCVPSHLSLFKPHVKDIEAFLLSQDILYVGGGNTKNLLVLWKEWGLDQVMRKAWEQGIVLAGISAGAICWFEEGVTDSFGDELHALDCLGFLPGSSCPHFDGEKQRRSAYHDLIDSGQMQPGIALDDGAAVHYVDDSMKAVVSSRKEAYGYKVERLQGVEDRLETVYLGNEKENT from the coding sequence TTGAAGCAAATTATCGCGATGGGTGGCGGAGGGTTTTCAATGGAACCCGATAATCCACTATTAGATCGCTACATCTTAAAGCAAGCTTATAGCAAGCAACCGAAAATCTGTTTTATCCCGACAGCTAGCGGTGATGCAGACGGATACATAGCAAGATTCTATGCTTTTTTTGAAAAGCAGTTATGCGTTCCGTCTCATTTGTCCTTATTTAAACCACATGTGAAAGATATCGAAGCCTTTTTGTTAAGTCAGGATATTCTGTATGTAGGGGGAGGAAACACAAAAAATCTTCTCGTTCTCTGGAAAGAATGGGGACTAGATCAAGTGATGAGGAAAGCTTGGGAGCAAGGCATTGTTTTAGCCGGAATAAGCGCAGGGGCGATCTGCTGGTTTGAAGAAGGCGTCACGGATTCATTTGGAGATGAGCTTCACGCGCTGGATTGTCTTGGCTTTCTACCAGGGAGTAGCTGTCCTCACTTTGATGGAGAAAAACAGCGACGATCTGCCTACCATGATTTGATTGATTCAGGTCAAATGCAACCAGGAATAGCGCTCGACGATGGAGCAGCTGTTCATTATGTGGACGATTCGATGAAGGCGGTTGTAAGTTCACGAAAAGAAGCGTATGGCTATAAAGTTGAGAGACTGCAGGGTGTTGAGGACCGGTTGGAGACGGTTTATCTTGGCAATGAAAAGGAGAATACATAA
- a CDS encoding STAS domain-containing protein, with amino-acid sequence MSENISHNVQSIGQSILQNIDQIAANARHQIEISIKEQGLPSIVPYTFTEQIIVPLGESIEAGEVSYPTEQISSFKEMDAIPAYLDTVLMSISVVKKSLLSYIEENQHTFSLTVLDVIVITKIVDPLINYFIHHFTESYLTQKTNSLQSEYYQDDALSVPIIKLSSRVAVCPIIGEIDEKRANLILERTLMESSAKKIRTLILDLSGVATLDTMMTQHLFKIVDSLEVMGVDIIVTGVSSEVAIGVVSLGLDLQSLTIKQNLEGALKSLGMVEG; translated from the coding sequence ATGTCCGAAAACATATCACACAATGTCCAATCTATAGGGCAATCCATCCTACAAAACATAGATCAAATCGCAGCAAACGCGCGGCATCAAATCGAAATTTCCATCAAAGAACAGGGTCTTCCAAGCATTGTGCCTTACACATTTACCGAACAGATCATCGTACCATTAGGTGAATCGATTGAAGCTGGAGAAGTTTCTTATCCAACAGAGCAAATTTCAAGCTTTAAAGAAATGGACGCTATTCCCGCTTATTTGGATACGGTGTTAATGAGCATTTCAGTCGTCAAAAAATCGCTGCTTAGCTATATAGAAGAGAATCAGCATACTTTTTCGCTAACGGTTTTAGACGTCATTGTCATTACAAAAATCGTCGATCCGTTGATTAATTATTTCATTCATCATTTTACAGAAAGCTATTTAACACAAAAAACAAATAGCCTTCAATCAGAATACTATCAAGATGATGCATTATCTGTACCAATTATTAAATTATCTTCTCGTGTAGCGGTCTGCCCAATCATCGGAGAAATTGATGAAAAACGCGCAAACCTAATTCTTGAACGAACATTAATGGAATCAAGCGCAAAAAAGATTCGCACTCTTATACTTGACTTATCAGGTGTCGCAACACTTGATACAATGATGACCCAACACCTTTTCAAAATCGTTGATTCACTAGAAGTAATGGGTGTGGATATCATTGTAACTGGGGTTAGTTCTGAAGTTGCAATCGGCGTTGTCTCATTAGGACTTGATTTGCAATCCCTTACAATTAAACAGAATTTAGAAGGAGCTTTAAAATCTCTCGGAATGGTCGAAGGATAG
- a CDS encoding winged helix-turn-helix transcriptional regulator yields MNRSVEDMKTTLDVVCGKWKAVLLLELVEEPLRFSEIKKAIPRIPHQTLIKHLKELEQDGLINRVESNDVPPKVEYSLTSYGYALEPLLQEMEKWGRVHRSRSEETIAN; encoded by the coding sequence TTGAACAGATCCGTGGAGGATATGAAAACGACGCTTGATGTAGTTTGTGGGAAGTGGAAAGCCGTTTTGTTGCTAGAATTAGTGGAGGAGCCTCTTCGATTTAGTGAGATAAAAAAGGCGATCCCACGCATTCCTCATCAAACGTTAATTAAACATCTCAAAGAACTCGAGCAGGATGGGTTAATTAACCGAGTAGAATCGAATGATGTACCGCCCAAAGTGGAGTATTCTTTAACTTCGTATGGTTATGCTCTTGAACCATTGCTTCAAGAAATGGAAAAATGGGGAAGAGTTCACCGTTCTCGTTCCGAAGAAACGATTGCAAACTAA
- a CDS encoding peptide chain release factor 3, protein MSNHKELQEEIKKRRTFAIISHPDAGKTTLTEKLLFLGGQIRSTGTVKSRKSSKYATSDWMEIEKQRGISVTSSVMNFNYKGHTINILDTPGHEDFSEDTYRTLLAVDSVVMIIDAAKGVESQTKKLFKVVSEHGIPIFTFINKMDRQGREPLELLEEIEDVLGIESYPMNWPIGIGQSFQGVYDRHQKAVEFYDTEGDNKQAIQISDLDDPVLKEKAGEDLVSQLQEDVMLLDEAGATYSEEALQSGKQTPVFFGSAISSFGVPTFLNHFLDLAPSPAPRESSEGEVKPDDETFSGFIFKIQANMNPAHRDRVAFLRIVSGTFEKGMEAWLERTGKSLKLSQGQLFFASSRGNVEKAYPGDIVGLYDSGTYQIGDTLVGSKNVYSFGALPTFPPEHFAKVRAQKAMKQKHFYKGVQQLSEEGAIQVYRTAHWDEIVIGVVGRLQFEIFEYRMKGEYNVDIQFDTMPHQHARWIETDNPEEKVDSVRNMLVYDQLKRPVLLFQNDFALRWFQDKNPDIPLRESR, encoded by the coding sequence ATGAGTAACCATAAAGAATTACAAGAAGAAATAAAGAAGAGACGAACCTTTGCGATCATCTCTCACCCCGATGCTGGTAAAACGACATTAACTGAAAAACTGTTGTTTTTAGGTGGACAGATTCGCTCAACCGGAACCGTTAAATCTCGAAAATCGTCTAAGTATGCCACATCTGACTGGATGGAAATCGAGAAACAGCGTGGTATTTCCGTTACATCCAGTGTAATGAACTTTAACTACAAAGGTCATACCATTAATATTCTAGATACACCAGGACACGAAGATTTTAGTGAAGATACGTACCGTACCCTCCTTGCCGTTGATAGCGTGGTCATGATTATCGATGCTGCTAAAGGGGTCGAGTCACAAACAAAGAAGCTCTTTAAAGTTGTTAGTGAGCATGGCATTCCGATTTTTACCTTCATTAATAAAATGGATCGACAGGGTCGCGAACCGCTTGAGCTTCTTGAAGAAATTGAAGATGTCCTAGGCATTGAATCCTATCCAATGAACTGGCCAATTGGTATCGGTCAATCATTCCAGGGTGTTTATGATCGTCATCAAAAAGCAGTCGAATTTTATGATACAGAAGGCGACAACAAACAGGCGATCCAAATTTCAGATCTTGATGACCCTGTTCTGAAAGAAAAAGCCGGTGAAGATCTTGTAAGTCAGCTACAAGAAGACGTGATGCTACTTGACGAAGCTGGCGCAACATATAGCGAAGAAGCACTTCAATCTGGTAAGCAAACGCCAGTCTTCTTCGGAAGTGCGATCTCAAGCTTTGGTGTACCTACATTCTTAAACCACTTTCTTGATCTAGCTCCTTCTCCAGCACCTCGCGAGAGCTCTGAAGGTGAAGTAAAGCCAGATGACGAAACGTTCTCAGGGTTTATCTTTAAAATTCAAGCGAACATGAATCCGGCTCACCGTGACCGCGTGGCATTCTTACGTATTGTGTCAGGTACATTTGAAAAAGGAATGGAAGCATGGCTTGAGCGTACAGGAAAAAGCTTAAAGCTATCACAAGGGCAACTTTTCTTCGCCTCCTCTCGAGGCAATGTAGAAAAAGCATACCCCGGTGATATTGTTGGACTCTATGATTCAGGAACGTATCAAATTGGCGACACGCTCGTTGGTTCGAAAAACGTCTATTCCTTCGGTGCCCTACCAACTTTCCCACCAGAGCATTTCGCGAAGGTTCGTGCCCAAAAAGCGATGAAACAGAAGCATTTCTACAAGGGCGTACAGCAGCTTTCAGAAGAAGGGGCGATTCAAGTCTATCGTACCGCTCACTGGGATGAAATCGTCATCGGTGTAGTAGGACGTCTACAGTTTGAGATTTTTGAATATCGAATGAAAGGTGAATACAACGTCGATATTCAATTTGATACAATGCCACATCAGCATGCAAGATGGATTGAAACGGATAATCCAGAAGAGAAAGTAGACAGTGTTCGTAATATGCTTGTTTACGATCAGCTTAAGCGTCCTGTTCTTCTGTTCCAAAACGACTTTGCGCTTAGATGGTTCCAGGATAAAAATCCAGATATTCCACTAAGAGAGTCAAGATAA
- a CDS encoding flavoprotein: protein MSGFQEFLDDFLSSWQNSSLDEIKVKISDSYQAREISSQSELYDFGYDESIEGWDQAFKAFKNDGSTWVLKKLTVTPLRRNEMLAIIFASIEVDGKQSETGNVFFNTFRKEVQGNWKLVRSYIEAGIPGENVKAFDLKEE from the coding sequence ATGAGTGGATTTCAAGAATTTTTGGATGATTTTCTATCCAGCTGGCAGAACTCCTCGTTAGATGAAATAAAGGTTAAAATAAGTGATTCTTATCAAGCAAGGGAGATCTCCAGTCAATCTGAATTATACGATTTTGGTTATGATGAATCGATTGAAGGCTGGGACCAAGCATTTAAAGCTTTTAAGAATGATGGATCGACTTGGGTATTGAAGAAACTGACCGTTACGCCACTTCGAAGAAATGAAATGCTTGCGATTATTTTTGCTTCTATTGAAGTAGATGGCAAACAAAGTGAAACGGGAAATGTCTTTTTTAATACCTTTCGAAAAGAGGTACAAGGAAATTGGAAGCTTGTTAGGAGTTACATTGAAGCCGGGATTCCAGGTGAAAATGTAAAAGCGTTTGATTTAAAAGAAGAATAG
- a CDS encoding MFS transporter — protein MSSQTHTMSKSKEKSSGTLALLALAISAFGIGTTEFVPVGLLSSIADDLSISITLAGLLISGYAIGVAIGAPVLTALTGKMNRKTLLMSLMVVFIVGNLVAGISTSFGLLLVARFITAFSHGIFFSIGSTIAADLVPENKRASAIAFMFTGLTVATVTGVPLGTFIGQAFGWRATFLGVALLGVIGIIASAILVPKDLKEAPPAKFSEQVKILTNGKLLLAFAITALGYGGTFVAFTYLAPLLEDVTGFSAKFVSVILLVYGVAVAIGNMIGGKASDKNPLKALFWMFVLQAIILFVMTFALPFKVAGIITIFFMGLFAFMNVPGLQVLVVNLAEKYVPSAVNVASALNIAAFNVGIAIGSFVGGVIVDSIGLIHTPWIGGIMVVGAVGLTGWLRAMERKA, from the coding sequence ATGAGTTCTCAAACACATACAATGTCAAAATCAAAAGAAAAATCAAGCGGCACGCTTGCGCTTTTAGCTCTTGCCATTAGTGCATTTGGAATTGGAACAACCGAGTTTGTTCCTGTTGGACTTCTTTCTTCTATTGCAGATGACTTATCGATTTCAATTACACTGGCTGGCCTGCTGATTTCAGGGTATGCCATAGGAGTAGCGATTGGTGCTCCAGTTCTCACAGCGTTAACTGGAAAAATGAATCGGAAAACCCTCCTCATGTCGTTAATGGTTGTCTTTATTGTAGGTAACCTTGTAGCAGGAATATCGACATCGTTCGGTTTATTACTCGTCGCCAGGTTTATTACGGCTTTTTCACACGGAATTTTCTTTTCAATCGGTTCAACGATTGCTGCAGATCTTGTTCCGGAAAATAAACGGGCGAGTGCAATTGCCTTTATGTTTACAGGATTAACCGTTGCCACAGTGACGGGAGTTCCGCTTGGTACATTTATTGGACAAGCGTTTGGTTGGAGAGCAACATTTCTTGGCGTTGCCTTACTAGGTGTGATTGGGATTATCGCGAGTGCCATTCTCGTGCCAAAAGATTTGAAAGAAGCACCTCCAGCGAAATTTAGTGAACAGGTGAAGATCTTAACGAACGGAAAATTACTATTAGCTTTTGCGATTACAGCACTCGGTTACGGTGGTACGTTTGTTGCCTTTACGTATTTAGCGCCGCTCCTTGAAGATGTGACAGGATTTAGTGCGAAATTTGTTAGTGTCATTTTACTTGTGTATGGTGTGGCTGTTGCAATCGGAAATATGATTGGCGGTAAAGCGTCGGATAAAAATCCATTAAAAGCGTTATTCTGGATGTTTGTCCTGCAAGCGATCATTCTTTTCGTAATGACATTTGCACTTCCGTTTAAAGTGGCTGGTATTATTACGATCTTCTTCATGGGGCTATTTGCCTTTATGAATGTTCCTGGGTTACAAGTACTTGTCGTTAACCTTGCTGAAAAATATGTTCCTTCAGCGGTAAACGTTGCATCAGCGCTCAATATCGCAGCATTTAACGTTGGGATTGCGATTGGGTCATTTGTCGGTGGGGTCATTGTTGATTCGATTGGATTAATTCACACCCCGTGGATTGGTGGCATTATGGTTGTAGGAGCGGTCGGTCTTACAGGTTGGCTTCGTGCGATGGAAAGAAAAGCGTAG